The genomic interval CATGATAACCTATGGGCTATTCACCCGCAACATGATAtgtattcttcaattttccaaaccTGTTGAATATAGTAGATCTTGCTTGTCAACTTGCAGTAACAAGCcattttaatttctcttcaAGATGAATTTAGATAAACCAAAAGTTTTAGCACCTAATTCAGATGAACCAAAAATTCCAACACCTAATTTTGCTGAGAATCTTAGAAAGATGAATGCCATTAATTTTGCATATCTTGCAGTGCTGCAGAATTATTGGTGAACAAGGGCATATGTCATGAGACATGGGAAAGATGGAACAAGACGGCTGAAATATTGCCGTCTGTGGGACAAAAACAGTATGAGCCAAATAGTTGTTGGCTACAGAAGAAGCAGATCGAAAAGGGGCTCAATGATCGAAAAGAGTTACTTGGTGTGGAGAGGGTTGAGCGAAAGTCACAACTTGCTGCTGCTGAGTGGTTGCCACAGGAATCACGGGCTcgagtaacaaaaaaatctgGTCAAGAATGGACAAATTTTGGTGTAGAAGAGAACTGCCAATTATATTTAATTCCTGAAGAGGCCTTAATGCTACTAGAATTGGTATTATGAGTTTTATGTTGATACCACCCATACCAATTCGATCAGCCATACATTGATACTAGGAGTTgagaaattttgtatttttattatagtaATTTGTAAGCTCTACTATGTTTACAGAATTGCTTGGAACTAAGTTGGGATGGAGTAGCGCTTTCTGTACAGCAGGCTTACAGTATTCTACTTGAATCAAACCCATCTGGATGTACCCTACATGAGTATAGGGTGTACAGTCATTTGGTACGGCAAGGTTATCGACTGCAAAGATATCGGTTCAACGATTGCTGTATGGCTAAGAATGACAGCATTGAATCAACGCAACTCAGAACATTTAAACGAAAAAAGCTAGTTCACGATCCCTGCAACAGTTTTTGGCTAAAGAGCAATCTATGTGGCGACCAGgcaaaaaattcttccgatcATGAAATAATCAAGCCAGAGGTGGATAATCAGGAGACCAAAAGTAACACAAGTAGTATCGCTAAGATTTCTAAACCATCATCCAGTGATGGCCAGGGCGACAAAATGGAAACTCACTTCAGTTACATTAATAAACAAGAGACAATGTCCCCATTGTTGAATAAGGAGAGTAATAAATCAAATGATACATGTTTGAAGAGTTTAAGGGTTTCAGCAAGCGAGGCATACGACAATGGAGTATTGAATCTTCCAGGTCCAAGTAAATTTTGTATCAACAATGACAATAAGAATTCACCAAGGACCTCACGGCTGCGGATTATTTCGAACGAAACTTTTCTGGGGGATTTGAAGATAGTTTCTGCATGTCCAGGGTCCCATGTACATAAAAAAGTTCGGCAGTTCCCTAAAGAAGAAATTCTCGCAGATGACAGTGACGTATTAGACCAccttaaaaaatcaaaccagATGCAAGGCTCTGACAATTCTGGAATCAAAGAGGTGTTCGGAGTATCTAAAATGGACATTCATAAGAAAAATGTGAATGCCGACGAAGGAGTTGAAGTCGAGGTAACGAACTGATCTAGTAACGAACCAATGAGATCCACGATAATCAAAAAATAGTCACACCGTTCAAAGCGTTGAACATCTTGGTttccgtttgaaattttttatacagcTATATTTTTGACTTTGTGTAGGTCATCGAGGTTTCTGATGACGAGATTCAAGAGGTGCCACAGAGAATGCCACGCATAGAAATGCTGAATTTATTACCGAACTGTGGGTACACGAAGTTTGTTGCTACACCAATATTGAGGAGATATTTGCCTCCAAATGTAAATCCAAAAAGAGTTTGGAAACCCGATTTgacaacaaaaatttcaaatttggataaGTGTTCTTTCAACAATAGGGTACACAAAATATCACAAGTAACCGCTATGAAAGCTGTAAATATCCCTGCGCCAACAAGCTTCCCTGGAAACAAGCATGCGAATCATGGTAAAACTTCATTGCTTCTTTGAGACAGACAGACACTACTACAGATACAACATAGATCATCAGTTTTTTGGAAATCTGATGATTAGTCGAGATACATTTGAATAatcttatattattatattgcaGATTGTACAAACCAAGAGGTGATCAAGAGTTTATCatcattcaaaaaaatttctggtgCTTCATCCTGGGCTGAAACCAAGGCAAAGTGGCTGGAAGAAGAAACAATCACGATAGAGGACGAGGAGTACAAACCTAACGAGGAGACTGAGGTAAAAGTGCTGGCACAGCTTGTAAAACCCTTAGTTGGCCCACAAAATGCTTCGAGCCTTACTCAAGTTTATAAAAGTCTGCAGATAATAAAAGCATCGACGTTCAATAACGTCAGGTGGCTGAGGAAACGCAAGCAACCTGGTTACAAAATATCTTATAATTTGTACTCTACAGCTCAACATTTCAAGAAATCCAATCCAGGAACCCCCATGTCTAGAATAGTTGTATGCAAGTAAGTGACAAACAAGTCAGATTAAGCATTTGCCATGTTTAGTTCACTGTTATAGAGCCTCTGCATATTTGCTATGACATTGTATGATTCTATAACTTATAGCTGTGTAAATTACTTGCGATCTTTGTGTGTTTCAGTTCTGGAAATACCCCTGTTATCGAACTGGCAGATATACTACTCTTACAAAACGATGCCAAAGATACACCTGTAATTTTGGCTTGTGTGTCAGAGGCCTCAGTTAATTTTGTCGAGCTTGGAAGGGTAAGAATACCCGTGGCTTAACATAACTAACTAAGACACTGAAGCAGTGTATcagctttttttgttcagataTTGTTATGAAAAACCTGGTGTCAAATACAGCTATTGCAAAATCACAGACAACTGTGCATATCGAATAGGTGCAATGTTCATCCGTCATCTTGTTGCAACATTAGGGTGTCGGCGAAAATGTAATTACAAACTATGATTTTCACGTATTATCATCACTATAAATATGTTCTTCACAAATAAAATCCAAACAACTAAGAGTTCTCTCACCTCTCATTTTGACTGGAGTCAGTGGATCAGACGCATAGAGATTAGGTCTACTGAAAGACTATGTCTAATTTTGATACAGAATTCTATTGAATATCCATCAACAGTCTCGCCTTGTGAGGAGAAAAGTCTGGAAACTCGGTTAcccaaatatgtatattattttagaATCATAATTACAGGAAAATAAGTTTTCTTGAtgtgatttttaattaaaaaaatatcagtttgttattgtatcatcatcatcaccattaACGATCATTTACTATGTAATATGGATAGAAATCGTCGTCATAATACTTGATGCATACGTTCGTCGTGTATCCAGTAGTTGTGTCATACCCCTCAGGTGGAAGTAGTTGACCCCACGACCCTGATGTACGATTTGCAATCAAAACTCCAGCAATCACATAAGCCTCAGCATAACTGGCCCTCATCCTCGCATATAATGGGTCCTTTGCGAAACTGACACCTTGCCCAAAGCGAGAACGACGCACAAGACgccaattaaaattttcttctgtaAAAATAAGTCGATTCAAGTATTTAAGCGCATGTATCAGAGTGACtaacaacaaaaattataactcaTTTTCACCTGCTATAAGTAGTGCATTGTGATGCGTCGTGGCATGCACCATGATGTGCTCTGCTACATTGCGGGAATTTGGATCAGCCTTCATCTCCTCATATCGTAACACGTATCGGCCCCATAGATACGAATTTTCTACGCGTTTTATTGTAACTGCACGAGGCACGCTAAAAACCGGTCCGATGTATTTTAGTACGCGTTTTCTTTCATCCCGATCCGATAGAATTTGCAAGTGAGTATCGTAGGATGAACTCTTCCATGGATAAAGTTTTCTTAATCCAAAGGAGTTATCGTAGAGGGCCTTATTCAGTAGATCCATTTCAGAGATTTCTTAGTACTGCGATATTCTGCGCAAAACTGAATACAAATATTGTAATCATGGATCTTCTCGTTCGATAGAATTGGGAATTCCCGGAATCCGGCTTTGCGCTGTAGCCGTAACGTTGAGTGtagcgttgagtgtagatagcgTTGAACTcaacttgttggattgaactCAAcgctatctacactcaacggcCGTAATTGCGTCATTACTTCCGGTTAAAGTTCGTCTATACCCATGCTTTTAAACCGAGTTTAAGGGCCCCCGCAGACTGCAGACTTTTTATCGGCCGATAGTTTAGTCGGGTTGGGCTGAAAGTGCGCACACCGAGCCTAGTTTGAATGTAATCGAGTAGCCCATCAAACTTTTTTATCGGCCGATACTGAATCGCTGTAGTGTGCGCATATGCATTCCTCTCCATACTGATTAAGAAACCGACCAAACTATCGGCCGATAAAAAGTCTGCAGTCTGCGGGGGCCCTAAACGCGCATGTCGCCAGCCAAACTCTAGATTGTAATTCCGGTTTCCGCTACGACGGTATTGCCAACTACCGCCAACTCCGCGAAAAGATCTGTTGCCAAACAGAAACATAACCTCCggaaaaaatgttaaattaATGTTGGTTTtgtaataaaacgaataaaaattcatcatttcacAGGTAAGTAACGTTTCGTTCATGTGAAATTGTccgaaagagaataaaatatccaTATTAAGCTTCAATCTAACGTCCTCTCGTGTCAATTATTCAGATTTCCTCGTGATGATCGATTGAGGAAGTTAGGGATTCAGGCAACGAGACGCGAGTACGTCCGCTAAGTGTGTTTGATGTTGACCCTCCTTGTGGCCACGGGCTTTGGGCTGACGCGGAGCAGTTCGGTCGCTAGCGACGAGCCGCAATGAAGGCAAGCAGCTCGTCACCGGCAATCGAGGCGACCGGCGACAGTAGAAGTTTGTCCGATTTAACTCGACGCGCTTGGCCACTAGGAGGGTCAACATCAACACACTTGGCGTACGTAAAACCTTGGGTGCATTCCGAAATAGACTTGAAGTACGGCAAGTTTGTGTCAAGGAGAGATAGATAGATAAGCAAATGAACGGGTGCGAGAAGGGAACAAGGAAAACTCGCAGTACTTGCGGTATATTTCGGAATACGCCCCTTGTCGTTCGTTTGTCAGCGCGGGGTTTTTTAAATAGTAATGATGAATGTATCATGTTTATCCTGAAAGCGTTTGTCTGGTATTCTTCAGTGAAGGCAAGTGACGCTTGCATAGTTTTTTAGAACATTAAATTTTAGATATCTGATAGAATTCTATTCTGCAATAGAATTTTGTAACCTACtaacgaataaatataccaaaaaaatgttatatCAGTAAGGATGCAAAACATTTATTTacgacttgttggatcgaaattaGATGAAATCTGTACATTTATAACGGTCAaagttacttttttcctcagcataaaaaatttacaatcattcatcatttatatatatactttttctttttgtcataATAATATCCATGTACCAAAATAGTACAAATCACTAATGTAGCTATTTAAAATTTAAGATTCTTCGCTTCGTGAAATTAGGCATATAATTAAATGATTCTAAATATCTATATTAGGACAATCATCATCAATCACAAACGCAATAAACATAGCAtttctataaaaatatatttatgaattcgaaattcaatttacGCCTTAATCAAAACGCGACCtaaacttttttccaaatatttttttttttacgtttttgttTTGATGATAGGAGTAAATTATACATAAGTTTCAACATACCAACAAGTAatcatttgcatttttttttttttttttaattacagttttttcattgaataaaGAATATCGATTTCAAATTGCCGATCGTTTTGCTACAATATAttcatcttcgtcttcttgTTTCTTCGTCGCTTCTTCAATTGTTGAACTTACAATTTAATTATTGTACCGTTTTAAATCGGtacttattttaattattaataaaatttttaaatcataaGATAACATATACAATTAAGATTTACGAAGGAGTATCTATTATtccatcgttattattttattatttctttgttcatcatttttcttattatttttaatttcgtgtTATTCTGTTGAtaacaaattttcgaacaaccacgaaattatttttctctctttttaatatttttatgaattcttTTCTGGCatttttcaactaatttcgccatactttatttttccccaaACTCCCTATTTTCGAAACATATTAATAAATAGGTCGAGTCAAGGCATCTATAAACTTGCGCACTAGTAATCATTTTGCAATTAACAATAGgacttaattttcttttcccttcattAGTGAAGCTTACTACACACTCATTACTCTTTACATAATGCAAGTTTTCAACTGTTAACTTGTGTCACAATCGTGACTTCAGAATGCTTGGACCATAAGCAACAGTACAAAACGCATACTtactgtaataataatgataataatagtgatagtttattaataatgatagtaataataaaaataaaataattataattataataatcataatcataatcataaatattctAGAGATGTACCTTTTATCAATAAATTGCAAAGCGTCTAATCACCCAGTTACATTGTAAGAAGAATATAGCGTAACTTATAGGGCATATTTTTACTTGTAATTGCAATGTTGTATATTTTCACTgagtttttatattttccttttttcattttttttcttcgggttttcttgtcattttttctctactttaaTGAATgctttcatttctatttctaaTATTCAGCGCAATCTGCGGATCAGCACacgattttatcaaaaaaataaatgaaacttgCAATTCATTGCTGTGGCAGTTAATGCATTACTAGTCTACAGATTGCAccccaaattgaaaataaaaaagcatgCCTTCATTCTTTGGATTTAgattgataatgataatgataatattaatattttattttcctgttTCTCCTTTCTATGATCTTCGGACAAGGACTCTTATTATGCATTCAAACATAAACTTTTGGTACTAATCCCAATTCACCATAGTAAATAGTTCATAGGTTCTACCCGTCTCTAAGTGAACCTTACAGGTAGAGCTTTTCGACTGTTCGGTATGATAATTTAACAAATGTATGATCCACGGTTCTGGTATTTCAGGGTAAAATTTATAACCTGAGTATGATACATATCTTTGCCATGAGCATGGGATTCGATTACTGAGAATCAACATGACGTTAAAACTGTTACGTCTAATTGAAACAAATTGAATAGTCATAacaaataattatgtatatcgaCCAAAAGTTGACGTAAACGACGTTTAGATATTGGTTGAATGTATATTACCCCTTATTTATGAATCCATGATAGTATAAGAAATTGTTAATTTACAGTTGATTCTAATTTTACGTTTGATCTATGATAAATTCAAAAACGTTGCATTCATCGTTAAACGTTAGATGTGCTGATGTTAATATCAGCTAATCGATGACTACATAAATATGGAGTAtagtaaataaaaaagtagTGAAATTAAGAGAGAAATATATTCCGTTTTACTAATAATATTCTtacttattgttatttttgttattattttttcatttttccccttATTTTTGGgtggtttttatatttttcactttttatcttGCGAAAGAGTATTACTCAACTTATCGGCGCAAAATATGTAGCGATTTTACACACACTTCTAATTACAAAATATATGAATTGTTCGATTatcagtttcatttttcttcatagtGTGTACACGCTACACATACATGATATTTTTACGATTAAtagtaacaaaaaataataatagtgtaCTATTTGCAATAAATGTACATGGGGGATTAAGGGCTGTAACAGGTGTTAAGgacatcattattattataatctacTACGATTATAAACATGAATTGTATTTCAAAGAATGATTCGCCCGGAGCAATCTAAACGCAGGGTTGTGACTTAAT from Athalia rosae chromosome 1, iyAthRosa1.1, whole genome shotgun sequence carries:
- the LOC105690667 gene encoding uncharacterized protein LOC105690667 isoform X1, whose translation is MLGNVLSAAELLVNKGICHETWERWNKTAEILPSVGQKQYEPNSCWLQKKQIEKGLNDRKELLGVERVERKSQLAAAEWLPQESRARVTKKSGQEWTNFGVEENCQLYLIPEEALMLLELNCLELSWDGVALSVQQAYSILLESNPSGCTLHEYRVYSHLVRQGYRLQRYRFNDCCMAKNDSIESTQLRTFKRKKLVHDPCNSFWLKSNLCGDQAKNSSDHEIIKPEVDNQETKSNTSSIAKISKPSSSDGQGDKMETHFSYINKQETMSPLLNKESNKSNDTCLKSLRVSASEAYDNGVLNLPGPSKFCINNDNKNSPRTSRLRIISNETFLGDLKIVSACPGSHVHKKVRQFPKEEILADDSDVLDHLKKSNQMQGSDNSGIKEVFGVSKMDIHKKNVNADEGVEVEVIEVSDDEIQEVPQRMPRIEMLNLLPNCGYTKFVATPILRRYLPPNVNPKRVWKPDLTTKISNLDKCSFNNRVHKISQVTAMKAVNIPAPTSFPGNKHANHDCTNQEVIKSLSSFKKISGASSWAETKAKWLEEETITIEDEEYKPNEETEVKVLAQLVKPLVGPQNASSLTQVYKSLQIIKASTFNNVRWLRKRKQPGYKISYNLYSTAQHFKKSNPGTPMSRIVVCNSGNTPVIELADILLLQNDAKDTPVILACVSEASVNFVELGRVRIPVA
- the LOC105690667 gene encoding uncharacterized protein LOC105690667 isoform X2, encoding MLGNVLSAAELLVNKGICHETWERWNKTAEILPSVGQKQYEPNSCWLQKKQIEKGLNDRKELLGVERVERKSQLAAAEWLPQESRARVTKKSGQEWTNFGVEENCQLYLIPEEALMLLELNCLELSWDGVALSVQQAYSILLESNPSGCTLHEYRVYSHLVRQGYRLQRYRFNDCCMAKNDSIESTQLRTFKRKKLVHDPCNSFWLKSNLCGDQAKNSSDHEIIKPEVDNQETKSNTSSIAKISKPSSSDGQGDKMETHFSYINKQETMSPLLNKESNKSNDTCLKSLRVSASEAYDNGVLNLPGPSKFCINNDNKNSPRTSRLRIISNETFLGDLKIVSACPGSHVHKKVRQFPKEEILADDSDVLDHLKKSNQMQGSDNSGIKEVFGVSKMDIHKKNVNADEGVEVEVIEVSDDEIQEVPQRMPRIEMLNLLPNCGYTKFVATPILRRYLPPNVNPKRVWKPDLTTKISNLDKCSFNNRVHKISQVTAMKAVNIPAPTSFPGNKHANHDCTNQEVIKSLSSFKKISGASSWAETKAKWLEEETITIEDEEYKPNEETELNISRNPIQEPPCLE
- the LOC105690667 gene encoding uncharacterized protein LOC105690667 isoform X3; this translates as MLGNVLSAAELLVNKGICHETWERWNKTAEILPSVGQKQYEPNSCWLQKKQIEKGLNDRKELLGVERVERKSQLAAAEWLPQESRARVTKKSGQEWTNFGVEENCQLYLIPEEALMLLELNCLELSWDGVALSVQQAYSILLESNPSGCTLHEYRVYSHLVRQGYRLQRYRFNDCCMAKNDSIESTQLRTFKRKKLVHDPCNSFWLKSNLCGDQAKNSSDHEIIKPEVDNQETKSNTSSIAKISKPSSSDGQGDKMETHFSYINKQETMSPLLNKESNKSNDTCLKSLRVSASEAYDNGVLNLPGPSKFCINNDNKNSPRTSRLRIISNETFLGDLKIVSACPGSHVHKKVRQFPKEEILADDSDVLDHLKKSNQMQGSDNSGIKEVFGVSKMDIHKKNVNADEGVEVEVIEVSDDEIQEVPQRMPRIEMLNLLPNCGYTKFVATPILRRYLPPNVNPKRVWKPDLTTKISNLDKCSFNNRVHKISQVTAMKAVNIPAPTSFPGNKHANHDCTNQEVIKSLSSFKKISGASSWAETKAKWLEEETITIEDEEYKPNEETESADNKSIDVQ